A single window of Desulfomicrobium macestii DNA harbors:
- the cbiE gene encoding precorrin-6y C5,15-methyltransferase (decarboxylating) subunit CbiE, with protein sequence MIHVIGLGLSSEQRCPRIMELIRGADLVASGKRLLDELEIAEDRRLALTGMDAFAATIRARAEIANVCVLADGDPLLYGLGASLLRYFAPGELTFHPNVSAMQTACAHFGLPWHDCRTLSLHGRDDLTPLFAALTHDNLVALYTDQKHSPNAIAGLLLERGVTGWRMNVAEALGGPEERLSTLALTEAAHSAWHALNIVVLERTAIPALPLKLGLDDDALAHTDGLMTKQPVRAFALSLLRLPPDAVMWDLGAGSGAVSLEAARLLGRGRVVAVERQAERVRHIRENMERTGAWLVEVVHGSLEEFLGNGNFGDYGNYRTYGSYGTYKKAANAQKSDYACPEHTSYRPHMSHSSHSSAPTHIFIGGGASAPVLAQCAALLASGGRMVIAAVLLSTLETVRTVFHELDWPLKVHQLMHHAGSPLAGDLRLTPSNPVFLLETQKPSSDT encoded by the coding sequence ATGATCCACGTCATCGGTCTGGGTCTGTCCAGCGAGCAACGCTGCCCCAGAATCATGGAACTGATCCGAGGCGCGGACCTTGTGGCCTCGGGAAAACGTCTTCTGGATGAATTGGAGATCGCCGAGGATCGCCGCCTGGCCCTGACCGGCATGGACGCATTCGCGGCGACCATCCGCGCACGGGCTGAAATCGCAAACGTTTGCGTGCTGGCCGACGGCGACCCCCTGCTCTACGGCCTTGGCGCGAGCCTGCTGCGCTACTTCGCCCCCGGCGAGCTGACATTTCATCCCAATGTCTCGGCCATGCAGACAGCATGCGCCCATTTCGGCCTGCCCTGGCACGACTGCCGGACCCTTTCCCTGCACGGCCGCGACGACCTGACCCCGCTCTTTGCGGCCCTCACGCACGACAATCTGGTGGCCCTGTATACGGATCAAAAGCACAGTCCGAACGCCATCGCCGGGCTTCTGCTGGAACGCGGCGTCACGGGCTGGCGCATGAACGTGGCCGAGGCCCTGGGCGGCCCCGAAGAAAGGCTGAGCACCCTCGCCCTGACCGAAGCCGCGCACAGCGCCTGGCACGCCCTGAACATTGTTGTCCTGGAACGCACGGCGATTCCCGCCCTGCCTCTCAAGCTGGGTCTCGATGACGACGCGCTGGCCCACACCGACGGTCTCATGACCAAGCAGCCAGTGCGCGCCTTCGCCCTGTCCCTGCTGCGCCTGCCCCCGGACGCCGTCATGTGGGATCTTGGAGCAGGCAGCGGAGCCGTCAGCCTGGAGGCCGCGCGGCTCCTTGGCAGAGGGCGCGTGGTTGCGGTGGAGCGTCAGGCGGAACGCGTGCGGCACATCAGGGAAAATATGGAACGCACAGGGGCATGGCTGGTGGAGGTGGTGCACGGCAGTTTGGAGGAGTTTTTGGGGAATGGGAATTTTGGGGATTATGGGAATTATAGGACCTATGGGTCGTATGGGACCTATAAAAAGGCAGCCAACGCCCAGAAAAGCGATTATGCTTGCCCTGAACATACGTCCTATAGGCCCCATATGTCCCATTCTTCCCATTCTTCCGCCCCCACCCACATTTTCATCGGCGGCGGGGCCTCAGCCCCCGTTCTTGCGCAGTGCGCCGCCCTGCTTGCTTCCGGCGGACGCATGGTGATCGCCGCCGTGCTGCTCTCCACGCTGGAGACCGTCCGCACCGTCTTTCATGAACTGGACTGGCCCTTGAAGGTGCATCAGCTCATGCACCACGCCGGGTCCCCTCTGGCCGGTGACCTGCGGCTCACCCCGTCCAACCCCGTATTCCTTCTGGAAACCCAAAAACCTTCAAGCGACACATGA
- the cobJ gene encoding precorrin-3B C(17)-methyltransferase has protein sequence MSGRLTVIGLGPGSSALLAPMALSCLVQAGAVVGYDRYMELVDPDLLKGKTLFSSPMKKEMERTAKAVEFALAGLDTVVVSSGDSGIYGMAGLVLEYLEREELLDTVELEVVPGIPALCAAAALLGAPLMHDFASISLSDLLTPLPTIMKRIRCAVEGDFVIALYNPKSRKRDSYLGQALAIATEHRGASTPVGFVRNAYRPDQDVRVATLGTCDPEWADMLTTVIIGNSASRLAGKKILTPRGYFEKYG, from the coding sequence ATGTCTGGCCGGTTGACCGTGATCGGCCTTGGGCCCGGCAGCTCGGCGCTGCTCGCCCCCATGGCCCTGTCCTGTCTGGTCCAGGCCGGAGCCGTTGTCGGCTACGACCGCTATATGGAGCTGGTCGATCCTGATCTGCTCAAGGGCAAGACCCTTTTTTCAAGCCCCATGAAAAAGGAAATGGAACGCACGGCCAAGGCCGTTGAATTCGCCCTGGCCGGACTCGACACGGTAGTCGTCTCTTCCGGGGACAGCGGCATCTACGGCATGGCCGGACTGGTTCTGGAATATCTGGAACGCGAGGAACTCCTGGACACCGTGGAGCTTGAAGTCGTGCCGGGCATCCCAGCCCTGTGCGCGGCGGCAGCCCTGCTCGGCGCTCCCCTCATGCACGACTTCGCCTCCATCTCCCTGTCCGACCTTTTGACCCCGCTGCCGACGATCATGAAGCGCATCCGCTGCGCGGTGGAAGGCGATTTCGTCATCGCTCTCTACAACCCCAAGTCCCGCAAGCGCGATTCCTATCTCGGACAGGCCCTGGCCATCGCGACCGAGCATCGCGGCGCGAGCACTCCCGTGGGCTTCGTGCGCAACGCCTACCGTCCGGATCAGGACGTCCGCGTCGCGACCCTTGGCACCTGCGATCCCGAGTGGGCCGACATGCTGACCACCGTCATCATCGGCAACAGCGCGAGCCGACTGGCCGGAAAAAAGATCCTCACCCCGCGCGGCTATTTCGAAAAATACGGATAG
- the cobM gene encoding precorrin-4 C(11)-methyltransferase encodes MNTSPQVYFIGAGPGDPDLITVRGRDLVAQADLVLYAGSLVPAKVVGCARSGAVVADSAGMSLEQTHALMLETARKGGIVARVHTGDPSLFGSVREQIALLDRDGVTWAIIPGVTAAFAAAARAGVSFTVPESTQSLIITRLHGRTPVPESERLSELARHGSSVAVYLSADKAGELASQLRQAGSPENTVIVIGHKVGHPGEKIIRTTLSELEESLQADNITRQAVFLVLPKETAPQIQSRLYDASFGHGFREALRPQTWSRMAVYAMTSQGLGLARRIAAMAPADLFATSRLAEDRAAHDRVQGFERIADQVRVNFPLYHAHVFVAATGIVVRSIAPLLQSKTTDPAVVVCDQNGEHVVSLLSGHLGGANDLARRIAAHVGGRPVITTATDTAGKPAIDTLAQNRDCAIADPSRLAGLNSVLAEGGRVTVHDPENRLGLSGNDDLKDSFELVKETQAQVLVSWKNAKAEGLILHPRCLCAGIGCRRGVSRDEILKALSQVMAGHELALDSLVALASVELKADEEGLLEAARQLGLPLEFFEASMLDETEVPNPSERVREKIGVGSVCEAAAIQAALKSAPAARLIVPKTISGNVTVAICLAG; translated from the coding sequence ATGAATACTTCCCCTCAGGTTTATTTTATCGGCGCAGGTCCCGGAGACCCGGACCTGATCACGGTGCGCGGCCGGGACCTTGTCGCACAGGCTGATCTGGTGCTCTATGCCGGCTCCCTGGTGCCCGCCAAGGTGGTGGGCTGCGCCCGGTCCGGAGCCGTGGTCGCCGATTCGGCGGGCATGAGCCTTGAACAGACCCACGCCCTGATGCTCGAGACGGCGCGCAAGGGCGGGATCGTGGCGCGGGTGCATACCGGCGATCCATCCCTGTTCGGCTCCGTGCGCGAACAGATCGCGCTGCTGGACCGTGACGGCGTGACCTGGGCCATCATCCCCGGCGTGACCGCCGCCTTTGCGGCCGCGGCCAGGGCCGGAGTGTCGTTCACCGTGCCCGAGTCTACCCAGAGCCTCATCATCACCCGTCTGCACGGCCGCACTCCGGTGCCGGAATCAGAAAGGCTGAGCGAACTCGCGCGGCACGGCTCGTCCGTGGCCGTGTACCTCTCCGCGGACAAGGCCGGAGAACTGGCCAGCCAATTGCGCCAGGCCGGATCGCCGGAAAACACGGTCATCGTCATCGGCCACAAGGTTGGGCATCCCGGGGAAAAAATCATCCGCACCACCCTTTCGGAACTCGAAGAGAGCCTGCAGGCGGACAACATCACCCGGCAGGCCGTATTTCTGGTCCTGCCCAAAGAGACCGCGCCGCAAATCCAGTCCAGGCTCTATGACGCCTCGTTCGGACACGGCTTCCGCGAGGCCTTACGCCCCCAGACCTGGTCGCGCATGGCCGTGTACGCCATGACCAGCCAGGGCTTGGGCCTGGCCAGGCGCATCGCGGCCATGGCCCCGGCCGATCTCTTCGCCACCAGCCGTCTGGCCGAAGACCGGGCCGCCCATGACCGGGTGCAGGGCTTTGAGCGCATCGCCGATCAGGTGCGCGTCAATTTTCCCCTCTACCACGCCCACGTTTTCGTGGCCGCCACGGGCATCGTGGTGCGGAGCATCGCGCCCCTGCTTCAATCCAAGACAACAGACCCGGCCGTGGTCGTCTGCGATCAGAACGGCGAGCACGTGGTCAGCCTCCTGTCCGGCCATCTCGGCGGAGCCAACGACCTGGCCCGGCGCATCGCCGCCCATGTCGGGGGCCGTCCCGTCATCACCACGGCCACGGACACGGCCGGCAAGCCCGCCATCGACACCCTGGCCCAAAATCGTGACTGCGCCATCGCGGATCCTTCCCGCCTGGCGGGGCTAAACAGCGTATTGGCCGAGGGCGGACGCGTCACGGTGCATGACCCGGAAAATCGTCTGGGCCTGTCCGGAAACGACGACCTGAAAGATTCTTTCGAACTGGTGAAGGAGACTCAGGCGCAGGTGCTGGTCAGTTGGAAGAACGCCAAGGCCGAGGGGCTGATCCTGCATCCGCGTTGCCTCTGCGCCGGTATCGGCTGCCGCAGGGGCGTGTCACGGGATGAAATTCTGAAGGCCCTCAGTCAAGTCATGGCCGGACACGAACTGGCTTTGGACAGTCTGGTCGCGCTGGCCAGCGTTGAACTTAAAGCAGACGAAGAGGGGCTGCTGGAAGCGGCGCGGCAACTCGGGCTGCCTCTTGAATTCTTTGAAGCGTCGATGCTTGATGAAACAGAAGTCCCCAACCCCTCGGAGCGGGTGCGGGAAAAAATAGGAGTTGGGAGCGTATGCGAAGCAGCAGCCATCCAGGCAGCCCTGAAATCAGCCCCGGCGGCGCGTCTCATAGTGCCCAAGACGATAAGCGGAAACGTGACGGTGGCCATATGTCTGGCCGGTTGA
- a CDS encoding GGDEF domain-containing protein encodes MDTPTRPCLGLALSPELASQLKGHLPRTSILENRLPGSALEFMSERTQGGLVFVAVSTWKELAAQDRERLTAHKSWQFLLIADRHDPEALEFMSSGIFLTLMTCPLNGEKIARALEQAEEVSSMYQDIFLMAREISLERELLARKNEQLAFLNQLLTKASQTLDPSVILSNSAEDLALLLDVRAVLGIFWSENEGQTEAELFLPENLSTTSQAEWINHLLSLATRLGNHEVRGYQVSVLQHRDGDEESQPELDQLITLPLSLGPEPFGALVICSREASALGQDRLRVLGSAANHLALAMRNSLEFRKTKARADHDGLTRISNRHHFDTRLREEMKRHQRHQDELSLMMIDLDYFKSVNDTYGHQAGDMVLREVGKILHKTLRESDFPARYGGEEFVVILPQTREEQAWILAERLRAQIGQTVFRFQKKRFRVTVSIGIAGLKPGALTPPESLVHNADLALYLAKTSGRNMVCCSAIEECQADQLA; translated from the coding sequence ATGGACACCCCGACCCGCCCTTGCCTGGGCCTGGCCTTAAGCCCCGAGCTGGCCTCCCAGCTGAAAGGGCACCTGCCCCGGACAAGCATTCTTGAGAACCGCCTGCCCGGTTCGGCGCTGGAATTCATGAGCGAGAGAACCCAGGGGGGGCTTGTCTTCGTGGCCGTTTCCACCTGGAAAGAACTGGCGGCGCAGGACAGGGAGCGGCTGACCGCGCACAAGTCCTGGCAGTTCCTGCTCATTGCCGACAGACATGACCCGGAAGCTCTGGAATTCATGTCTTCCGGCATATTTCTCACGCTCATGACCTGTCCCCTCAATGGGGAAAAAATTGCCCGCGCCCTGGAACAGGCGGAAGAAGTATCCAGCATGTATCAGGATATTTTCCTCATGGCGCGCGAGATCAGTCTCGAACGGGAACTCCTGGCCCGGAAGAACGAACAGCTGGCATTTCTCAACCAGCTGCTGACCAAGGCCAGTCAGACCCTTGATCCGTCGGTCATCCTCTCCAACAGCGCCGAGGATCTGGCGCTGCTCCTTGATGTCCGGGCCGTGCTTGGCATCTTCTGGAGCGAGAACGAAGGCCAGACCGAGGCGGAACTCTTTCTGCCCGAAAACCTCTCGACCACGAGCCAGGCGGAATGGATCAATCATCTGCTGAGCCTGGCCACCCGCCTCGGAAATCACGAGGTACGCGGCTATCAGGTCTCGGTCCTGCAACACAGGGACGGCGATGAGGAAAGTCAGCCGGAGCTCGACCAGCTCATCACCCTGCCCCTGTCCCTGGGACCGGAGCCCTTTGGAGCCCTGGTCATCTGTTCGCGCGAGGCGTCGGCCCTCGGGCAGGATCGCCTGCGCGTCCTCGGCTCGGCCGCCAATCATCTGGCCCTGGCCATGCGCAACAGCCTCGAATTCCGCAAGACCAAGGCCCGGGCGGACCATGACGGATTGACGCGCATCTCCAATCGTCATCATTTTGACACTCGCCTGCGCGAGGAAATGAAACGCCACCAGCGCCATCAGGACGAACTCAGCCTGATGATGATCGACCTCGATTATTTCAAGTCCGTCAACGACACCTACGGACATCAGGCCGGAGACATGGTGCTGCGGGAAGTGGGCAAGATACTGCACAAGACCCTGCGTGAATCCGACTTTCCCGCCCGCTACGGCGGCGAGGAGTTTGTCGTGATTCTGCCGCAGACCCGGGAAGAGCAGGCCTGGATTCTGGCGGAACGTCTGCGCGCCCAGATCGGCCAGACCGTGTTCCGCTTCCAGAAGAAGCGCTTCCGGGTCACGGTGTCCATCGGCATCGCAGGGCTCAAGCCCGGCGCCCTGACCCCGCCGGAAAGCCTGGTCCACAACGCCGACCTGGCCTTGTATCTGGCCAAAACCAGCGGACGCAACATGGTCTGCTGCTCGGCCATCGAAGAATGTCAGGCTGATCAGTTGGCCTGA
- a CDS encoding glycosyltransferase family 4 protein — protein sequence MAQHLGPVWGTLDPFVEGGPIIGRKVANAGFLRALLEADPFAAYHFFLADRQSGEALQTYVQSVCPQALGKIRILPRTALPEHLARTSYHAFHLSDCLTSQGFLAAIRNRLAHDIFPITGVTHSLSYARYGQSFAQHVWSGNTPRDCIVATSSAGADVVREELAALGEAYGAPVPQVAVVPLGVWCSEFDAPGPGGVPAVPESKTVFLVPGRISPYSKMDLLPLLRAFQRVRQGGTKLDDVCLVLAGSPDEGASLPHTLTNLAANIGLELVVVRCPDDATRTALLHRADVVVSLADNPQETFGLTILEAAAAAKPVIASDYDGYRDLVRHGLTGFLVSTLDSGEVDDISLLAPLLYDSTYHLWLAQDVAVDVGELAGHLHAMLRKGVREGMGRAAREHALGFDWSRIIGRYLELWERLAAASASRPDGDGHPLLMRHGRIFAGYPTRRLAEGDVLEITDLGRAVYRGKDFPVVYAGIEDRIDLELMRKVLVWTRRPLPWTALQEKADAAERLPSTVMWMLKGDLLRVSAVSESLKTQSE from the coding sequence ATGGCGCAACACTTAGGCCCTGTCTGGGGCACTCTTGACCCGTTTGTCGAAGGCGGTCCCATCATCGGACGCAAGGTTGCCAATGCTGGTTTCCTGCGGGCCCTGCTGGAAGCCGATCCTTTCGCGGCCTATCATTTTTTTCTGGCGGACCGGCAAAGCGGCGAGGCGCTGCAAACCTACGTGCAGTCCGTCTGTCCGCAGGCGCTCGGCAAGATTCGCATCCTGCCGCGCACCGCATTGCCCGAGCATCTGGCCCGGACTTCCTATCATGCATTTCATCTTTCCGACTGTCTGACCTCGCAGGGTTTTCTGGCTGCGATCAGGAACAGGCTGGCCCATGACATCTTCCCCATCACCGGCGTGACCCACTCTCTGTCCTACGCGCGCTACGGCCAGTCCTTCGCCCAGCATGTCTGGAGCGGAAACACGCCGAGGGACTGCATTGTGGCCACCTCAAGCGCCGGGGCCGATGTCGTGCGGGAGGAACTGGCGGCGCTTGGCGAAGCGTATGGCGCTCCGGTGCCGCAGGTGGCGGTGGTGCCCCTTGGCGTGTGGTGCTCTGAATTTGACGCCCCCGGACCGGGTGGCGTGCCCGCCGTGCCGGAGTCGAAGACCGTTTTTCTGGTACCGGGACGGATCAGTCCGTATTCAAAGATGGATCTCTTGCCCCTGCTGCGTGCTTTCCAGCGTGTGCGCCAAGGCGGGACCAAGCTTGACGACGTCTGTCTGGTCCTGGCCGGAAGCCCGGACGAGGGCGCATCCCTGCCGCACACCCTGACCAATCTGGCGGCCAATATCGGACTTGAGCTTGTTGTCGTGCGCTGTCCCGACGATGCGACCAGGACGGCCCTCTTGCATCGCGCCGACGTGGTCGTGTCCCTGGCCGACAATCCGCAGGAGACTTTTGGCCTGACGATCCTGGAAGCGGCCGCCGCCGCAAAGCCCGTCATCGCTTCGGACTATGACGGCTACCGGGATCTGGTCCGTCACGGACTCACGGGATTTCTGGTGTCCACTCTGGACAGCGGCGAGGTGGACGACATTTCGCTCCTGGCACCGCTTCTCTACGACAGCACCTATCACCTGTGGCTGGCCCAGGACGTGGCCGTGGATGTGGGCGAACTTGCCGGGCATCTGCACGCCATGCTGCGCAAGGGCGTGCGTGAGGGCATGGGCCGGGCGGCCCGGGAGCATGCCCTGGGTTTTGACTGGTCCCGGATCATCGGGCGCTATCTGGAATTGTGGGAGCGGCTGGCGGCAGCGTCCGCGTCCAGGCCGGACGGGGACGGCCATCCGCTGCTCATGCGCCATGGACGGATTTTTGCCGGATACCCGACGCGGCGTCTGGCGGAAGGGGATGTGCTGGAAATCACGGATCTCGGCCGTGCAGTGTACCGGGGAAAGGATTTTCCCGTGGTCTATGCGGGCATCGAAGACCGGATCGACCTTGAGCTCATGCGCAAGGTGCTGGTCTGGACCCGGCGTCCGTTACCGTGGACGGCCCTGCAAGAGAAGGCCGATGCGGCGGAGCGTCTGCCCTCGACCGTGATGTGGATGCTCAAGGGGGATCTGCTGCGCGTCTCGGCTGTGTCCGAAAGCTTGAAAACGCAGAGCGAATGA
- a CDS encoding cobalt-precorrin-5B (C(1))-methyltransferase: MTLRHGFTTGTAASAAAKAATMHLLTGRAQDRVDVQLPVGERMSIAILESRIDGDAVMAAVVKDGGDDPDVTHRAVIRARVQRCAESGVTLRGGSGVGVVTRPGLPVAVGMPAINPVPREQITLAVTEALADALAPGASESIGLEVEIRVDRGEELARKTFNPRLGIVGGISILGTRGTVKPFSNAAYQATIRQCLDVMQACGVTTPCLTTGGRSERFLRQARPRTPETACVQVADFFSYSMREVGRRGFGSVLWGVFFGKLVKQAQGHRYTHARSAELDLGILAGWCADCGFDQHVCREVAGANTAMQALELLSPMPRSKALFTLLTDRAAEAARAFCGRDLRVGYMLFDFTGQILHQTPEAA, from the coding sequence ATGACCCTGCGCCATGGCTTCACCACGGGCACGGCGGCTTCCGCTGCCGCCAAGGCGGCGACCATGCACCTGCTCACGGGCCGCGCCCAGGACCGTGTCGACGTGCAGTTGCCCGTTGGCGAACGCATGAGCATCGCCATCCTTGAGAGCCGGATCGACGGGGACGCCGTCATGGCCGCCGTGGTCAAGGACGGAGGAGACGACCCGGACGTGACGCACCGAGCCGTGATCCGCGCGCGGGTGCAACGCTGCGCAGAATCAGGCGTGACCTTGCGCGGCGGGTCCGGAGTGGGCGTCGTGACCCGGCCCGGCCTGCCTGTCGCCGTGGGCATGCCAGCCATCAACCCCGTGCCCCGCGAGCAGATCACCCTGGCCGTGACCGAGGCCCTGGCCGACGCCCTTGCCCCGGGCGCAAGCGAAAGCATCGGCCTTGAGGTGGAAATCCGCGTCGACCGAGGGGAAGAATTGGCCCGCAAGACCTTCAACCCGCGCCTCGGCATTGTCGGGGGCATCTCCATCCTCGGCACCCGTGGCACGGTCAAACCCTTCAGCAACGCGGCCTATCAGGCCACCATCCGCCAGTGCCTGGATGTCATGCAGGCCTGCGGCGTGACCACCCCCTGCCTGACCACGGGCGGACGCAGCGAACGTTTCCTGCGTCAGGCCCGTCCGCGGACGCCGGAAACGGCCTGTGTCCAGGTGGCCGACTTTTTTTCCTACAGCATGCGCGAAGTCGGTCGGCGCGGATTTGGCTCCGTGCTCTGGGGCGTCTTTTTCGGAAAGCTGGTCAAGCAGGCCCAGGGACACCGCTACACCCACGCCCGCAGCGCGGAGCTTGACCTTGGCATTCTGGCGGGATGGTGCGCGGATTGCGGCTTCGACCAACATGTCTGCCGGGAGGTCGCAGGCGCCAACACGGCCATGCAGGCCCTGGAACTGCTGTCCCCCATGCCCCGAAGCAAGGCGCTCTTCACCCTGCTCACGGACAGGGCCGCCGAAGCCGCCCGTGCCTTCTGCGGCCGTGATCTGCGCGTGGGCTACATGCTCTTCGATTTCACCGGACAAATCCTGCACCAGACCCCGGAGGCCGCATGA
- the cobI gene encoding precorrin-2 C(20)-methyltransferase, whose product MSGHLYGIGVGPGDPELLTIKAAGILGRVDVILAASSTKNDDSLALDIARPHLKPNARVIRLGFPMSRDEGTLQSAWEENARLVLHELAKGHDAAFLTLGDPLLYSTFAYLLRTLRGLAPEQAVTVIPGITSFQAVAAATETVLAESAQNLLILPGIRDAADLRRSLEGADNAVILKAYTNFSAIREELRTFPTPTHCVFASRMGMKEQFITRSLDEAPDNPTYLSLMLLTKNESL is encoded by the coding sequence ATGAGCGGCCATCTCTACGGCATCGGCGTTGGACCAGGAGACCCGGAACTCTTGACCATCAAGGCAGCGGGAATCCTTGGCCGTGTGGACGTCATCCTCGCGGCGTCCTCGACCAAGAACGACGACTCCCTGGCCCTGGACATCGCGCGGCCCCATTTGAAGCCGAACGCGCGCGTCATCCGCCTGGGCTTTCCCATGAGCCGCGACGAGGGCACCCTGCAATCCGCGTGGGAGGAAAACGCCCGCCTGGTCCTCCATGAACTTGCCAAGGGCCACGACGCGGCCTTTCTGACCCTGGGCGACCCACTGCTCTATTCGACCTTCGCCTACCTGCTGCGCACCCTGCGCGGCCTGGCCCCGGAGCAGGCGGTGACGGTGATCCCCGGCATCACCTCCTTTCAGGCCGTGGCGGCGGCCACCGAGACCGTGCTGGCCGAGAGCGCCCAGAACCTGCTCATCCTGCCCGGCATCCGCGACGCCGCCGATCTGCGCAGAAGCCTGGAGGGTGCGGACAATGCCGTCATCCTCAAGGCCTACACCAATTTTTCGGCCATCCGCGAGGAACTGCGCACTTTTCCGACCCCGACCCATTGCGTTTTTGCGTCAAGAATGGGCATGAAGGAACAGTTCATTACGCGCAGCCTGGACGAGGCACCGGACAATCCGACCTATCTCTCGCTCATGCTGCTGACAAAAAACGAATCACTTTGA
- a CDS encoding cobyrinate a,c-diamide synthase, which produces MPKAIVIAGTSSGCGKTSVTLGLMKAFARKGLVVQGFKSGPDFIDPGLHRMASGLPSHNLDGWMLSADEIHRIFRRNHEGCDISIIEGAMGLFDGIGAVSEEGSAAQLAKILGVPVMLVVNARGMARSAAALVKGYAQFDPDLRLDSVLFNMTGSPTHGQILAQAMDNQGVRVLGSLQRQADLPLPSRHLGLVTAEDLDRREERLNALADWVEKSIDLDALLEALPEYTLPSLSDGGVRMPEIRIGYARDRAFCFYYEENLRMLRQAGAELVPFSPLHDTNLPPALKGLYLGGGYPELHAAELAANTTMLGKIRDFCAGGKPVYAECGGFMYLMRSLRTRSGQEHAMAGVFDFSCAMENRHQALGYREIRLTAPTALGAPGAQARGHEFHYSQMSGSDPAAAQVYEVHDRCGKTNAGGGYKKGNCLGSYVHLHFGSNPDMAAHFAGACGA; this is translated from the coding sequence ATGCCCAAAGCCATCGTCATTGCCGGAACTTCCAGCGGGTGCGGAAAAACTTCCGTCACTCTCGGCCTGATGAAAGCTTTCGCCCGCAAGGGCCTGGTGGTGCAGGGCTTCAAGTCCGGCCCGGATTTCATCGATCCCGGCCTGCACCGCATGGCCTCGGGGCTGCCCAGCCACAACCTGGACGGCTGGATGCTCTCGGCCGATGAGATCCATCGCATTTTCCGGCGCAACCACGAAGGTTGCGACATCTCCATCATCGAAGGAGCCATGGGACTCTTCGACGGCATCGGCGCCGTCAGCGAGGAAGGCTCGGCCGCGCAACTGGCCAAGATCCTGGGCGTGCCCGTGATGCTGGTGGTCAACGCCCGGGGCATGGCCCGTTCGGCGGCGGCCCTGGTCAAGGGCTATGCCCAGTTCGACCCGGACCTGCGCCTGGACTCCGTGCTCTTCAACATGACCGGCAGTCCCACCCACGGACAGATTCTGGCCCAGGCCATGGACAACCAGGGCGTGCGGGTGCTTGGCAGCCTGCAACGCCAGGCCGATCTGCCCCTGCCCTCGCGGCACCTCGGACTGGTCACCGCCGAAGACCTGGACCGCCGCGAGGAGCGCCTGAACGCCCTGGCCGACTGGGTCGAAAAATCCATTGATCTGGATGCGTTGCTGGAGGCCCTGCCCGAGTACACGCTGCCGTCCCTCAGCGACGGCGGGGTCAGGATGCCGGAAATCCGCATCGGATACGCCCGCGACCGCGCCTTCTGCTTCTACTACGAGGAAAACCTGCGCATGCTGCGTCAGGCCGGGGCCGAGTTGGTGCCCTTCTCGCCGCTGCACGACACGAACCTGCCCCCGGCCCTCAAAGGGTTGTATCTGGGCGGAGGATATCCGGAACTGCACGCGGCAGAGCTTGCCGCCAACACGACCATGCTCGGCAAGATCCGCGACTTCTGCGCCGGCGGCAAGCCGGTCTACGCGGAGTGCGGCGGCTTCATGTACCTGATGCGCTCCCTGCGCACGCGCTCGGGCCAGGAACATGCCATGGCCGGGGTCTTTGATTTCTCCTGTGCCATGGAAAACCGCCATCAGGCCCTGGGATACCGCGAAATCAGGCTCACCGCCCCCACTGCGCTGGGCGCTCCCGGAGCACAGGCCAGGGGGCATGAGTTCCACTATTCGCAAATGAGCGGCAGCGACCCGGCCGCCGCCCAGGTCTACGAGGTTCATGACCGCTGCGGAAAGACCAATGCCGGCGGCGGATACAAAAAGGGCAACTGCCTGGGATCCTACGTGCATCTGCATTTCGGCTCCAATCCGGACATGGCCGCCCATTTCGCCGGAGCCTGCGGGGCATGA